A single genomic interval of Spirosoma taeanense harbors:
- a CDS encoding low temperature requirement protein A — MTARRKKPSATPHLRTTEKIGDRRTTWAELLNDLVFTVIIAQLAMRLLNTFDGPALGKFLLLYVPVWWLWNGETHYSTRFDSDRDTIHRLLGSLQLLGLIILAAAIPKALASDQSSIVYALTYSAVRLLLLIEYGRAWVYVPEARPYIRHITTGFSISVLIWLGSAFVPTPYRYALWGLALLIELSTPLTTSGGRLHKEFPPDVRHLPERYGLFTLLVLGQAVTSTAQGLIQTGFETDTVVATLLGGIVIIGLWWAYFDRLDDDAVRRVSEGGSARLYAFWLYLHLPLTVALTVVGVGLTLAIRGVDAPELPASTQWLFAGSVAGYFLAEAGISLTTLKAGPSHPSFVRGVIVRFGMAILLISIRLLTSLNTLTLLGIAAGAIVALIISDQFSPEAPESEERIVGQ, encoded by the coding sequence ATGACCGCCCGTCGGAAAAAGCCTTCTGCTACGCCCCACTTACGTACGACTGAAAAGATAGGCGACCGACGCACCACCTGGGCCGAGCTGCTCAATGATCTGGTCTTTACGGTCATCATTGCTCAGTTAGCCATGCGTCTGCTGAACACCTTCGACGGACCAGCACTGGGTAAATTTCTGTTGTTATACGTACCTGTGTGGTGGCTCTGGAATGGCGAAACGCACTATTCCACCCGTTTTGATAGCGACCGCGACACCATACACCGCCTGCTTGGCAGTCTGCAACTGCTGGGCCTGATTATACTGGCTGCGGCCATTCCGAAAGCGCTGGCCTCCGATCAGTCTTCAATTGTGTATGCGCTGACATATTCGGCCGTGCGCCTGCTACTATTGATTGAATATGGCCGAGCCTGGGTATACGTGCCCGAAGCCCGGCCTTATATCCGGCACATCACCACCGGTTTCTCGATCTCGGTCTTGATCTGGCTCGGTTCCGCATTTGTCCCAACACCATATCGGTATGCCTTGTGGGGACTGGCCCTGCTGATCGAACTCAGCACTCCACTGACGACGTCGGGTGGTCGGTTGCATAAAGAATTCCCGCCGGATGTCCGGCATCTGCCCGAGCGCTACGGTCTGTTCACACTCCTGGTGCTGGGCCAGGCCGTTACCAGCACCGCCCAGGGCCTGATCCAGACGGGTTTCGAAACAGATACCGTAGTTGCGACCCTACTGGGCGGGATTGTTATCATTGGCCTGTGGTGGGCGTATTTCGACCGGCTGGACGACGATGCCGTTCGGCGGGTCAGCGAGGGCGGCAGCGCCCGACTCTATGCTTTCTGGCTGTATCTGCACCTGCCCCTGACCGTTGCCCTGACGGTGGTGGGCGTCGGACTGACGCTGGCCATCCGGGGCGTGGATGCCCCCGAACTGCCTGCCTCAACGCAATGGTTGTTTGCCGGGTCGGTGGCGGGTTACTTCCTGGCCGAAGCGGGGATCAGCCTGACAACCCTAAAAGCCGGTCCTTCGCATCCAAGCTTTGTTCGGGGGGTTATTGTCCGGTTCGGCATGGCGATTCTCCTGATAAGCATTCGCCTGCTGACTTCATTGAACACATTGACCCTCCTGGGCATTGCGGCCGGGGCCATAGTTGCGCTCATTATCAGCGACCAGTTCAGCCCTGAAGCGCCCGAAAGCGAAGAGCGAATTGTAGGGCAGTAA
- a CDS encoding cytochrome P450 has translation METALSSTRAIPVHPGLPVVGNTLSYLRDPLAFLRGLQQQYGSERMVRISVGGRLTTLMLKPEETKQVLQENNRNYGRGKSFAILREFLGNGLLTSDGDFWRRQRRLAQPAFHRQKLILLAETMISEAVAWAERLETMDRQKPVNISAATTDVTLRIVTKTLFGSDLGSRSSDLGRALSHLNHVANNAVINPFRLPKWVPTPDNRAFEKARREVDQLIFSIIETRQRTGESHDDLLDMLLRATDDETGEGMSDAQLRDEMVTLFTAGQETTATSMAWTLYLLAQHPDVLARVKAEISTTLGPRDRPSADDLRAMPFLSQVINESLRLYPPAWVMSRLSLGPDRFGEYMIDANQGVLLSPYVLHHDPATWPKPDQFNPDRFAPELMKDKSDRERHPYSFIPFGGGPRLCIGNQFALMEMQALLTVLLHRFDLQSVPGLHIKPQPLITLRPKQAVRVFLR, from the coding sequence ATGGAAACGGCTCTTTCGTCTACGCGTGCAATTCCGGTGCATCCGGGCCTGCCTGTTGTGGGTAATACACTTAGCTACCTGCGCGACCCACTCGCGTTTCTGCGCGGTCTGCAGCAGCAATACGGCTCCGAACGCATGGTCCGCATCAGCGTAGGCGGGCGGCTAACGACGCTGATGCTCAAACCCGAAGAAACCAAGCAGGTGCTTCAGGAAAACAACCGCAACTACGGCCGTGGCAAGTCGTTCGCCATTCTGCGGGAGTTTCTGGGCAACGGCCTGCTGACCAGCGATGGCGACTTCTGGCGTCGGCAACGGCGGCTGGCGCAACCGGCTTTCCATCGCCAGAAGCTCATTCTGCTGGCCGAAACCATGATTTCGGAGGCAGTAGCCTGGGCCGAACGGCTGGAAACCATGGATCGCCAGAAACCCGTCAACATCTCGGCCGCAACAACCGACGTTACGTTGCGGATTGTTACAAAAACGCTGTTTGGCAGCGATCTGGGCAGCCGCTCCAGTGATCTGGGCCGCGCATTAAGCCATTTAAACCACGTAGCGAATAACGCCGTTATCAATCCTTTTCGATTGCCCAAATGGGTACCAACGCCCGACAATCGGGCTTTCGAAAAAGCCCGGCGGGAAGTCGATCAGTTGATATTCAGCATCATTGAAACCCGGCAGCGAACGGGCGAAAGCCACGACGATTTGCTGGATATGCTGCTGCGCGCCACCGACGATGAAACCGGCGAGGGCATGTCGGATGCGCAGCTCCGCGACGAGATGGTAACGCTGTTTACGGCGGGGCAGGAAACCACCGCTACGTCTATGGCCTGGACGCTCTACCTGCTCGCTCAGCATCCCGATGTGCTGGCACGGGTCAAAGCTGAAATTAGTACGACCCTCGGTCCTCGCGATCGTCCCTCTGCCGACGATCTCCGCGCCATGCCGTTCCTATCGCAGGTCATTAACGAGTCGCTACGTCTGTACCCACCCGCCTGGGTCATGAGCCGCCTGTCACTGGGGCCCGACCGGTTCGGTGAGTATATGATTGATGCCAATCAGGGCGTCTTGCTCAGCCCTTACGTCCTGCACCACGATCCGGCTACGTGGCCGAAACCTGATCAGTTTAACCCCGACCGGTTTGCTCCGGAGCTTATGAAGGATAAGTCGGACCGCGAACGGCATCCGTATTCGTTTATACCGTTCGGTGGTGGGCCGCGCCTGTGCATCGGCAATCAGTTCGCGCTGATGGAAATGCAGGCTCTGCTGACCGTACTCCTGCACCGGTTTGATCTCCAGTCCGTGCCCGGCCTGCACATTAAACCCCAGCCACTCATCACCCTTCGCCCAAAGCAGGCCGTGCGGGTGTTCCTGCGTTGA
- a CDS encoding MFS transporter gives MEASNNTIAKSRWYRLLPIAFITYSLAYLDRANFGFGAASGMAKDLNITPAMSSLLGSLFFLGYFFFQVPGAVYAEKRSAKKLIFWSLILWGGLAMATGIISNVNALIVIRFTLGVVESAVMPAMLLFLSRWFTKAERSQANTFLILGNPATILWMSVLSGYLIEAVGWRWMFILEGLPAVIWAFFWWRLVDDKPEDANWLSHSEKQALLNRLHQEQQGIKPVKNYAEAFKSRVVILLSLQYALWSIGVYGFVMWLPSILNAAPNMTIVKTGWLSSVPYVLAIIGMLGASYYSDKTLNRKAFVWPFLVLGAIAFYGSYLVGVSNFWLSFMLLILAGGAMYAPYGPFFAIIPEILPRNVAGGAMALINSFGALGSFIGSYIVGYLNGTTGSFGASYLFMAGSLFLSAVITLIAVKKPEHAPEVVPQVS, from the coding sequence ATGGAGGCAAGCAACAACACAATTGCAAAATCCCGTTGGTACCGACTGTTACCAATCGCGTTCATTACGTATAGCCTGGCGTATTTAGACCGGGCGAACTTTGGCTTTGGGGCCGCCAGCGGCATGGCGAAGGATCTGAACATCACCCCTGCCATGTCGTCGCTGTTAGGCTCGCTGTTCTTTCTGGGCTACTTTTTCTTTCAGGTGCCGGGGGCGGTCTATGCCGAGAAGCGCAGCGCCAAAAAATTAATCTTCTGGTCGTTGATTCTATGGGGTGGCCTGGCCATGGCAACCGGTATCATCAGCAATGTCAACGCCCTGATTGTTATTCGCTTCACGCTGGGCGTGGTAGAGAGTGCCGTCATGCCGGCCATGCTGCTTTTCCTGAGTCGGTGGTTCACCAAAGCCGAACGGTCGCAGGCCAATACGTTCTTAATTCTTGGTAATCCGGCCACCATTCTCTGGATGTCGGTTTTGTCGGGTTACTTAATCGAAGCGGTTGGCTGGCGCTGGATGTTTATTCTGGAGGGGCTTCCGGCGGTTATCTGGGCTTTTTTCTGGTGGCGGTTAGTGGACGACAAGCCGGAAGACGCCAACTGGTTATCACACTCCGAAAAACAGGCATTACTGAACCGCCTGCATCAGGAGCAGCAGGGAATCAAGCCGGTAAAGAACTACGCGGAAGCCTTCAAGTCCAGAGTGGTTATTCTGCTCAGTCTGCAGTATGCCTTATGGAGCATCGGCGTCTACGGGTTTGTGATGTGGCTGCCCTCCATTTTAAATGCTGCGCCCAACATGACGATTGTGAAAACCGGCTGGCTGTCATCCGTACCGTACGTACTGGCGATTATCGGCATGCTGGGCGCTTCCTATTATTCGGACAAAACCCTGAACCGCAAAGCGTTTGTGTGGCCGTTTCTGGTGCTGGGGGCCATTGCCTTTTACGGTTCCTACCTGGTTGGGGTCAGTAACTTCTGGCTTTCGTTCATGCTGTTGATCCTTGCCGGTGGGGCCATGTATGCTCCTTACGGCCCATTCTTTGCAATTATCCCGGAGATACTTCCCCGAAATGTAGCTGGTGGGGCCATGGCGCTCATCAACAGCTTCGGCGCCTTAGGCTCGTTCATCGGCTCCTATATTGTTGGCTACCTGAACGGGACAACCGGCAGCTTTGGCGCTTCGTATCTGTTTATGGCTGGCTCTCTGTTTCTTTCCGCTGTTATTACACTGATCGCCGTAAAGAAACCAGAACACGCGCCCGAAGTTGTTCCTCAGGTGAGTTAA
- the metH gene encoding methionine synthase translates to MKTIFELLRERILVLDGAMGSMIQRYQLTDADYRGERFRDWPHDLKGNNDLLSLTKPEVIQEIHRQYLEAGADIIETNTFSGTTIAMADYRMEKLAYELNFESARLAKAVADEFTQQNPDKPRFVAGAMGPTNRTASLSPDVNNPAYRAVTFDELVDAYYEQVAGLVEGGVDLLLVETIFDTLNAKAALFAIDKYFVGKTPLPIMVSGTITDASGRTLSGQTTEAFLYSVSHLPLLSVGLNCALGAEPMRPYIQTLAKEAPFFTSAYPNAGLPNEFGEYDETPEMMANQIEGFIRDSFVNIVGGCCGSTPDHIRAIAQVAAKYPPRSLPQPEPYQKLSGLEPLKITEQTNFLNVGERTNVTGSKKFARLIKEGNYDEALSIARGQVEGGAQVIDVNMDEGMLDSVEAMTTFLNLIASEPDIARVPIMIDSSKWEVIEAGLKCVQGKAIVNSISLKEGEEAFIERAQLVKRYGAAAVVMAFDETGQADSYERRIEICERAYRILVDKVRFAPQDIIFDPNILTVATGIDEHNNYAVDFINATRWIKKNLPLAKVSGGVSNISFSFRGNDVVREAMHSAFLYHAIRAGLDMGIVNAGQLEVYDNIPKDLLERCEDVLLNRRPDATERLVEFAETVKAKGKAVVQDDAWRNEPVRERLKHALVKGITDYIDQDVEEIRQQVERPLHVIEGPLMDGMNIVGDLFGEGKMFLPQVVKSARVMKKAVAYLTPFIEAEKSDGESSTAGKILLATVKGDVHDIGKNIVGVVLGCNNYEIIDLGVMVPTQKILDEARKHQVDIIGLSGLITPSLDEMVGVAKEMERQGFTLPLLIGGATTSRMHTAVKIDPHYSGPVIHVLDASRSVPVAGRLTSEQTTTRDEIFKQIKAEYAKLRDDHARRRQEKASLTLEAARANRTPIDWSNFEPTKPQFLGNRYFEDYDIAELARYIDWTPFFQTWQLSGKYPAIFDDATVGSEARKLFDDANRLLQEIIDKKLLKAKAVVGFYPANSADDDVLLHEFEEEIRDIPCERHGSHRHIEYKISRAESQSAVSPAGELIYDTKTVLHFLRQQNQKAPGLPNFCLSDFIAPLESGREDYIGGFAVTAGIGIEALLEQYERDHDDYNSIMVKAIADRLAEAFAERMHERVRTEFWPYAANENLTNEDMIKENYQGIRPAPGYPACPDHTEKGTLFELLNANRIDIELTESYAMYPASSVSGFYFSHPESKYFAVGKINKDQVYDYAQRKDRPVEEIEKWLSPVLSYDA, encoded by the coding sequence TTGAAAACAATATTCGAACTTCTCCGCGAACGCATCCTCGTCCTCGACGGGGCCATGGGGTCCATGATTCAACGCTACCAACTCACCGACGCCGATTATCGGGGAGAGCGTTTTCGCGATTGGCCGCACGATCTGAAAGGCAACAACGACCTGTTGTCGTTGACCAAGCCTGAGGTGATTCAGGAGATTCACCGGCAGTATCTGGAAGCGGGCGCCGACATCATTGAAACCAACACCTTCAGCGGTACGACCATTGCCATGGCCGACTATCGTATGGAGAAGCTGGCCTACGAACTGAATTTTGAATCGGCCCGGCTGGCAAAGGCGGTGGCCGACGAGTTTACGCAGCAGAACCCCGACAAGCCCCGGTTTGTCGCCGGTGCCATGGGGCCAACCAACCGTACTGCCAGCCTCTCGCCCGACGTCAACAACCCCGCCTATCGCGCCGTTACGTTCGATGAACTGGTTGATGCGTATTACGAGCAGGTGGCCGGGCTGGTCGAAGGAGGGGTGGATCTGTTGCTGGTGGAGACGATCTTCGATACGCTCAACGCCAAAGCCGCTCTGTTTGCGATTGATAAATATTTTGTGGGTAAAACCCCACTGCCGATCATGGTGTCGGGGACCATTACCGACGCCAGTGGCCGGACGCTTTCGGGCCAGACGACCGAAGCCTTTCTTTACTCGGTTTCGCACCTGCCGCTGCTGAGCGTGGGTCTGAACTGTGCCCTTGGAGCCGAACCCATGCGGCCATATATTCAGACGCTTGCCAAAGAAGCCCCGTTCTTTACGTCGGCTTATCCAAATGCTGGACTACCGAATGAATTTGGGGAGTACGACGAAACGCCCGAGATGATGGCCAATCAGATTGAAGGCTTCATCCGCGATAGTTTTGTCAATATTGTGGGGGGCTGCTGTGGTTCCACACCCGACCATATCCGGGCCATTGCCCAGGTCGCAGCCAAATACCCGCCCCGTTCGTTGCCTCAGCCCGAACCGTATCAAAAGTTGAGCGGTCTGGAGCCGCTGAAGATTACCGAGCAGACGAACTTCCTGAACGTTGGGGAGCGCACGAACGTAACCGGCTCGAAGAAGTTCGCCCGGCTCATCAAAGAAGGCAATTACGACGAAGCGCTGAGCATTGCCCGGGGCCAGGTTGAAGGGGGCGCGCAGGTTATTGACGTCAACATGGATGAAGGCATGCTCGACTCGGTCGAGGCCATGACGACTTTTCTGAACCTGATTGCATCGGAACCGGATATTGCCCGCGTTCCCATTATGATCGACTCCTCGAAATGGGAAGTCATTGAAGCTGGCCTAAAATGCGTGCAGGGAAAGGCGATTGTGAACTCGATTTCGCTGAAGGAGGGAGAGGAGGCTTTTATTGAGCGGGCGCAACTGGTAAAACGCTACGGGGCGGCTGCGGTCGTGATGGCGTTTGACGAAACGGGTCAGGCCGACTCCTACGAACGACGCATCGAAATCTGCGAACGAGCTTACCGGATTCTCGTCGATAAGGTCAGGTTTGCTCCGCAGGACATCATTTTTGACCCGAATATCCTGACTGTAGCCACCGGGATTGACGAGCACAACAATTACGCCGTTGATTTTATTAACGCTACCCGCTGGATCAAGAAAAACCTGCCCCTGGCTAAAGTGAGTGGGGGGGTGTCGAACATTTCGTTCTCGTTCCGTGGGAATGACGTAGTGCGGGAAGCTATGCACTCTGCCTTCCTCTACCACGCCATCCGCGCCGGCCTGGACATGGGCATCGTCAACGCTGGTCAGCTGGAGGTGTATGACAACATCCCGAAAGACCTGCTCGAACGCTGCGAGGACGTTCTGCTGAACCGCCGACCCGACGCAACGGAGCGGCTGGTTGAGTTTGCTGAGACCGTAAAAGCCAAAGGCAAGGCCGTAGTGCAGGACGACGCCTGGCGGAATGAACCCGTCCGCGAACGGCTGAAACACGCGCTCGTTAAAGGAATTACAGACTATATTGACCAGGACGTTGAAGAAATCCGGCAGCAGGTCGAGCGGCCGCTGCACGTGATTGAAGGGCCACTGATGGACGGTATGAACATCGTTGGCGACTTGTTCGGCGAGGGTAAGATGTTCCTGCCGCAAGTGGTGAAGTCGGCGCGGGTGATGAAAAAAGCCGTGGCCTACCTGACGCCCTTTATTGAAGCCGAGAAATCGGACGGGGAATCCTCTACGGCGGGGAAAATCCTGCTGGCAACCGTAAAAGGCGACGTACACGACATTGGTAAGAACATTGTTGGCGTCGTGCTGGGCTGTAATAACTACGAGATCATCGATCTCGGCGTGATGGTGCCTACGCAGAAAATTCTGGACGAAGCCCGGAAGCATCAAGTCGATATCATTGGTCTGAGCGGACTGATTACGCCTTCGCTCGATGAAATGGTGGGCGTAGCAAAAGAGATGGAGCGGCAGGGCTTTACGCTGCCGCTGCTGATCGGCGGGGCCACAACCTCCCGGATGCACACGGCCGTGAAGATAGATCCGCACTATTCGGGGCCAGTTATTCACGTACTCGACGCCAGCCGCAGCGTTCCCGTGGCCGGACGCCTGACGAGCGAACAGACCACCACGCGCGACGAGATTTTTAAACAGATCAAGGCTGAGTACGCCAAACTGCGCGATGATCACGCCCGGCGTCGGCAGGAAAAGGCCAGCCTGACCCTTGAGGCTGCCCGCGCGAATCGCACCCCTATTGATTGGAGTAACTTCGAGCCGACCAAGCCTCAGTTTCTGGGGAATCGGTACTTTGAGGATTACGACATTGCCGAGTTGGCCCGCTACATCGACTGGACGCCTTTCTTCCAGACGTGGCAGCTGAGTGGGAAATACCCCGCTATTTTTGACGATGCTACCGTAGGCAGTGAAGCCCGCAAACTCTTCGACGATGCCAACCGACTGTTGCAGGAAATTATTGACAAAAAACTTCTGAAGGCAAAAGCCGTCGTTGGGTTTTACCCTGCCAACTCGGCCGACGACGACGTACTGCTGCACGAGTTTGAGGAAGAAATTCGGGATATTCCCTGCGAACGGCACGGCTCGCACCGGCATATTGAATACAAAATATCGCGGGCAGAATCGCAGTCGGCCGTAAGTCCGGCGGGTGAGCTGATTTACGATACCAAAACGGTGCTGCACTTCCTGCGGCAGCAGAATCAGAAGGCACCCGGCCTGCCGAACTTCTGTCTGTCAGACTTCATTGCTCCGCTCGAAAGCGGCCGGGAAGACTACATTGGTGGGTTTGCCGTGACGGCCGGCATTGGTATTGAAGCTCTGCTGGAGCAGTATGAGCGCGACCATGACGATTACAACAGCATCATGGTCAAAGCCATTGCCGACCGGTTAGCCGAAGCCTTCGCCGAGCGGATGCATGAACGCGTGCGTACAGAGTTCTGGCCCTATGCTGCTAATGAAAACCTGACAAACGAAGACATGATCAAAGAAAACTATCAGGGGATTCGACCCGCGCCGGGCTATCCGGCCTGCCCGGATCATACCGAGAAAGGAACGCTGTTCGAACTGCTGAATGCGAACAGGATTGACATTGAACTGACCGAAAGTTATGCCATGTATCCAGCGTCGTCGGTGAGTGGGTTCTATTTCTCGCATCCTGAATCGAAGTATTTCGCCGTTGGCAAGATCAATAAAGACCAGGTTTATGATTACGCCCAGCGGAAAGACAGGCCGGTTGAGGAGATTGAAAAGTGGCTGTCGCCGGTACTGAGCTATGATGCCTAG
- a CDS encoding SxtJ family membrane protein gives MDAADKAKAQLVIVTGLLVLYFVFKSSWWLYGAIGVGLLSVFIPVAGDFIVRIWFRLAEVLGNINGKIILSVLFFVFLFPIALLYRMTAKNPLAIKRSDTRSFYTDRNHTYTKTDLEQTW, from the coding sequence ATGGATGCTGCTGACAAAGCCAAAGCTCAGTTGGTTATCGTGACGGGGCTGCTGGTGCTCTATTTTGTGTTTAAATCGTCCTGGTGGCTTTATGGAGCTATCGGGGTAGGCTTGCTGAGTGTCTTTATTCCGGTGGCGGGTGATTTTATCGTCCGGATCTGGTTCAGGCTGGCGGAGGTGCTGGGAAACATCAACGGCAAGATTATCCTGTCGGTGCTGTTCTTCGTATTCCTGTTTCCTATCGCCCTGCTTTACCGGATGACGGCTAAAAATCCGCTGGCAATCAAACGCAGCGACACCCGTTCATTCTACACGGATCGGAACCATACCTACACAAAAACCGATCTTGAACAGACCTGGTAA
- a CDS encoding DUF5989 family protein, whose translation MEFLQDIFHFLQQRKKWWLAPIIILLLLIGILIVIGGGSAVAPFIYTLF comes from the coding sequence ATGGAATTCTTACAGGACATTTTCCACTTTCTGCAGCAACGTAAAAAATGGTGGCTGGCACCCATTATCATTCTGTTGCTCCTCATCGGTATTCTGATTGTTATCGGCGGTGGTTCGGCCGTAGCGCCTTTCATTTACACCTTGTTTTAA
- a CDS encoding carbamoyltransferase family protein, translating to MTILGISAFYHDSAAALIEDGRIVAAAQEERFTRKKHDPNFPANAINYCLQYGGLTINQVDAIVFYDKPLLKFERLLETYYAFAPKGLRSFLMAIPVWLKEKLFLKRLIRQELEKLGYDPAKKVKLLFPEHHLSHAASAFYPSAFERAAILTIDGVGEWATASIGLGEGKSITILKELRFPHSLGLLYSAFTYFLGFRVNSGEYKLMGLAPYGDPHAPEVARYLAIIKEQLVDLREDGSIWLNQTYFDYATGLTMVNEEKWAALFGFPKRQPDDELQPHHCNLGLAIQYLTEEAVLNMAREAKRLTNADALVLAGGVALNCVSNGKLQKAGIFNKLFIQPAAGDAGGALGAALAAYHIYFDQERRVTTERDAMRGSYLGPTFSDLDVELMVVKYKAVATHFADFGELSKQTAQLLADGNVVGWVQGRMEFGPRALGGRSILGDPRNAEMQKKLNLKIKYRESFRPFAPSVLAEDCAEYFEYDGTSPYMLLVHPVTESRRAPLPADYARFPLREKLYYQRSDLPSITHIDFSARIQTVHEDTNPRYYQLIDAFKKLTGYGVIVNTSFNVRGEPIVCTPDDAYRCFMRTEMDYLVVGNYLFDKRKQPQWQEKDNWKEEFVLD from the coding sequence ATGACCATATTAGGTATTTCGGCTTTCTATCACGATTCGGCGGCTGCTTTGATCGAAGATGGCCGCATAGTAGCAGCAGCACAGGAAGAACGTTTTACCCGCAAAAAACACGATCCTAACTTTCCGGCCAATGCCATCAACTACTGCCTGCAATACGGCGGTCTGACCATTAATCAGGTTGATGCGATTGTCTTCTACGACAAACCGCTGCTGAAATTTGAGCGGCTGCTGGAAACGTATTACGCCTTCGCACCAAAAGGGCTGCGGTCGTTTCTGATGGCCATCCCGGTCTGGCTGAAAGAAAAATTATTCCTTAAACGGCTGATACGGCAGGAGCTGGAGAAGCTAGGGTACGATCCGGCCAAAAAAGTAAAGCTTCTTTTTCCCGAACACCATCTTTCCCACGCAGCCAGCGCCTTTTATCCGTCGGCCTTCGAGCGGGCAGCAATCCTAACCATCGACGGTGTAGGCGAATGGGCCACCGCTTCAATTGGGCTGGGCGAAGGAAAGTCAATCACCATACTGAAAGAACTGCGGTTTCCGCATTCGCTGGGGCTGTTATATTCTGCGTTCACCTATTTTCTGGGTTTCCGGGTCAACTCGGGCGAGTATAAGTTGATGGGGCTGGCCCCGTATGGCGATCCGCACGCGCCTGAGGTAGCCCGGTATCTGGCGATCATCAAAGAACAACTGGTCGATCTGCGCGAGGATGGGTCGATCTGGCTCAATCAGACGTATTTCGACTACGCCACCGGGCTAACGATGGTGAACGAAGAAAAATGGGCCGCTCTGTTTGGTTTCCCGAAGCGGCAGCCTGACGATGAACTGCAGCCGCATCACTGCAATCTGGGCCTGGCCATTCAGTACCTGACCGAAGAGGCTGTGCTGAACATGGCCCGCGAGGCCAAACGCCTGACCAACGCCGATGCGCTGGTGCTGGCCGGGGGCGTGGCGCTGAACTGCGTCTCCAACGGAAAACTGCAGAAAGCGGGTATTTTCAACAAGCTGTTCATTCAACCCGCAGCGGGCGATGCGGGCGGGGCGCTGGGGGCGGCTCTGGCAGCCTATCATATTTATTTCGATCAGGAGCGCCGGGTAACGACCGAACGCGACGCCATGCGCGGCTCCTACCTCGGTCCGACGTTCTCCGACCTGGACGTTGAACTGATGGTGGTAAAGTATAAAGCCGTTGCGACGCACTTCGCCGATTTTGGCGAGCTGAGCAAGCAAACGGCCCAGTTGCTGGCCGATGGGAACGTTGTAGGCTGGGTGCAGGGCCGTATGGAGTTTGGTCCCCGGGCACTGGGCGGACGCAGTATTCTGGGCGATCCACGTAATGCCGAGATGCAGAAGAAGCTGAACCTGAAAATCAAATACCGGGAATCGTTCCGGCCGTTTGCGCCCTCGGTGCTGGCCGAAGACTGCGCCGAGTATTTCGAATACGACGGTACGTCGCCCTACATGCTGCTGGTGCATCCCGTTACTGAAAGTCGGCGGGCTCCGCTACCGGCCGATTACGCCCGTTTCCCGTTGCGTGAAAAGCTGTATTACCAGCGGTCGGATCTGCCTTCGATTACGCATATCGATTTCTCGGCCCGTATCCAGACCGTGCATGAAGACACCAACCCACGCTATTATCAGCTGATTGATGCGTTTAAAAAATTGACGGGTTACGGTGTTATTGTCAACACCAGTTTTAACGTACGGGGTGAGCCGATCGTCTGTACGCCGGATGATGCCTATCGGTGCTTTATGCGCACCGAAATGGACTATCTGGTTGTTGGCAATTACCTGTTCGACAAACGGAAGCAGCCTCAGTGGCAGGAAAAAGACAATTGGAAAGAAGAGTTTGTTCTGGATTAA
- a CDS encoding Ppx/GppA phosphatase family protein, with translation MKLAAIDIGSNAARLQISTILHNDGIVSFKRVEYVRFPLRLGHDVFNFGELTAESEARTTKLMQVYKLLMELHEVEDYMACATSAMRESANGQDVARRIEAATGIRIHIIDGQKEAELINNVVVQALDDRQFLHIDVGGGSTELNLYKNRQKVNSKSFKIGSVRLLEGKEIKGGWRKMEDWVEDNVDPSEEIIAVGTGGNISKLFNLASKIDDSSTTVTEIERIRDYIAGFSQEDRINKLRLNADRADVIVPAASIYISVMKWAGANQIIVPDLGLKDGIIQLVYSHLSRKKRG, from the coding sequence TTGAAACTGGCAGCTATTGACATCGGTTCCAACGCAGCCCGTCTGCAAATTTCGACGATTTTGCATAACGACGGCATCGTCAGCTTTAAACGCGTCGAATACGTTCGGTTTCCGCTTCGGCTGGGCCACGACGTATTCAATTTTGGTGAACTCACGGCCGAGAGTGAGGCCCGAACTACTAAACTCATGCAAGTCTATAAACTACTTATGGAATTGCATGAGGTTGAAGATTACATGGCCTGCGCTACCTCCGCCATGCGCGAATCGGCCAACGGGCAGGACGTAGCCCGACGCATCGAAGCCGCAACGGGAATCAGAATTCATATCATCGACGGTCAGAAAGAAGCCGAACTCATCAATAATGTTGTTGTGCAGGCCCTCGACGACCGGCAGTTTCTACACATCGACGTGGGTGGAGGCAGCACTGAGCTGAACCTGTACAAAAACCGGCAGAAGGTCAATTCCAAATCGTTTAAGATTGGGTCGGTCCGTTTGCTGGAAGGCAAAGAGATAAAAGGCGGCTGGCGTAAAATGGAAGACTGGGTTGAAGACAACGTCGACCCGTCGGAAGAGATTATAGCCGTCGGCACGGGCGGTAACATCAGCAAGCTGTTTAATCTGGCGTCTAAAATCGACGACTCATCAACCACGGTAACCGAGATCGAGCGCATCCGCGATTATATTGCCGGATTCAGTCAGGAAGATCGTATCAATAAACTTCGCCTGAACGCCGACCGCGCCGATGTGATTGTACCGGCTGCCAGCATCTATATTTCGGTCATGAAATGGGCCGGGGCCAATCAGATTATTGTTCCGGACCTGGGCCTGAAGGATGGCATTATCCAGCTGGTCTATTCGCACCTGAGCCGCAAAAAGCGCGGGTGA